A region of Homo sapiens chromosome X, GRCh38.p14 Primary Assembly DNA encodes the following proteins:
- the MAGEC3 gene encoding melanoma-associated antigen C3 isoform 2 (isoform 2 is encoded by transcript variant 2) — MPLFPNLPRLSFEEDFQNPSVTEDLVDAQDSIDEEEEDASSTSSSSFHFLFPSSSSLSSSSPLSSPLPSTLILGVPEDEDMPAAGMPPLPQSPPEIPPQGPPKISPQGPPQSPPQSPLDSCSSPLLWTRLDEESSSEEEDTATWHALPESESLPRYALDEKVAELVQFLLLKYQTKEPVTKAEMLTTVIKKYKDYFPMIFGKAHEFIELIFGIALTDMDPDNHSYFFEDTLDLTYEGSLIDDQGMPKNCLLILILSMIFIKGSCVPEEVIWEVLSAIGVCAGREHFIYGDPRKLLTIHWVQRKYLEYREVPNSAPPRYEFLWGPRAHSEASKRSLRVFIQAIQYHP, encoded by the coding sequence ATGCCTCTCTTTCCAAACCTTCCACGCCTCAGCTTTGAGGAAGACTTCCAGAACCCGAGTGTGACAGAGGACTTGGTAGATGCACAGGATTCCatagatgaggaggaggaggatgcctcctccacttcctcttcctctttccactttttattcccctcctcctcttccttgtcCTCATCCTCACCCTTGTCCTCACCCTTACCCTCTACTCTCATTCTGGGTGTTCCAGAAGATGAGGATATGCCTGCTGCTGGGATGCCACCTCTTCCCCAGAGTCCTCCTGAGATTCCTCCCCAGGGTCCTCCCAAGATCTCTCCCCAGGGTCCTCCGCAGAGTCCTCCCCAGAGTCCTCTAGACTCCTGCTCATCCCCTCTTTTGTGGACCCGATTGGATGAGGAGTCCAGCAGTGAAGAGGAGGATACAGCTACTTGGCATGCCTTGCCAGAAAGTGAATCCTTGCCCAGGTATGCCCTGGATGAAAAGGTGGCTgagttggtgcagtttcttctCCTCAAATATCAAACAAAAGAGCCTGTCACAAAGGCAGAGATGCTGACGACTGTCATCAAGAAGTATAAGGACTATTTTCCCATGATCTTCGGGAAAGCCCATGAGTTCATAGAGCTAATTTTTGGCATTGCCCTGACTGATATGGACCCCGACAACCACTCCTATTTCTTTGAAGACACATTAGACCTCACCTATGAGGGAAGCCTGATTGATGACCAGGGCATGCCCAAGAACTGTCTCCTGATTCTTATTCTCAGTATGATCTTCATAAAGGGCAGCTGTGTCCCCGAGGAGGTCATCTGGGAAGTGTTGAGTGCAATAGGGGTGTGTGCTGGGAGGGAGCACTTTATATATGGGGATCCCAGAAAGCTGCTCACTATACATTGGGTGCAGAGAAAGTACCTGGAGTACCGGGAGGTGCCCAACAGTGCTCCTCCACGTTATGAATTTTTGTGGGGTCCAAGAGCCCATTCAGAGGCCAGCAAGAGAAGTCTTAGAGTTTTTATCCAAGCTATCCAGTATCATCCCTAG